A single window of Chitinophaga sp. XS-30 DNA harbors:
- a CDS encoding Nramp family divalent metal transporter: MIAKKEGWIARTLRPLGPGIITAALVFGPSKITITSKMGAEYGFSLIWIVVVAVFFMAVFTMLATRIGIASDQSLIGTVRKKMGKRTAVATGVAVFLVTASFQAGNAVGVGISLSELTGTPVKPWILICSLLSISLLFFRSFYKVLEKVMILMIVLMLTAFLTTMLMVEAGVAEIASGLTPSLPQGSEGLSIAFVASCFSIVGASYQAYLVQQRRRIDPAGAQKGRDSLFGILILGLMSVTVLVCAAAVLYPRGIAVTSATDMAKALEPVFGRYAFVLFLSGLFSASFSSLIGNASVGGIFLADALGYGSDFNAKPVRIFTAAIMVLGAAVAFIFGRLPIELLIIAQRITIFLVPFIGFAIFFIANDGQIMGRYRNSRLQNVLAILGLCLLTGLAIKSIADIFQY, translated from the coding sequence ATGATAGCAAAAAAAGAGGGCTGGATAGCACGGACGCTGCGCCCCCTGGGGCCGGGGATCATCACGGCTGCCCTCGTATTCGGGCCGAGCAAGATCACGATCACTTCAAAGATGGGCGCCGAGTATGGTTTCTCGCTGATCTGGATCGTGGTGGTGGCGGTTTTCTTTATGGCGGTGTTCACCATGCTGGCTACCCGCATAGGCATCGCTTCGGACCAGTCGCTGATCGGCACGGTCAGGAAAAAAATGGGCAAAAGAACGGCGGTGGCAACGGGTGTGGCGGTCTTTCTCGTGACTGCTTCGTTCCAGGCCGGCAATGCGGTGGGTGTAGGCATATCGTTATCGGAATTGACCGGTACGCCGGTAAAACCCTGGATACTGATTTGCTCATTGCTGTCCATCAGCCTGCTGTTCTTTCGCTCTTTTTATAAAGTGCTGGAGAAGGTCATGATCCTGATGATCGTTCTTATGCTGACTGCCTTTTTGACCACTATGCTGATGGTGGAGGCGGGAGTGGCTGAAATCGCATCCGGACTGACGCCATCGCTGCCACAGGGTTCTGAAGGGCTGAGCATTGCGTTCGTGGCTTCCTGCTTTTCCATTGTCGGTGCAAGTTATCAGGCCTACCTGGTGCAGCAACGGCGCAGGATCGATCCGGCCGGGGCGCAGAAGGGGCGGGACAGTCTTTTCGGTATATTGATCCTCGGCCTGATGAGCGTTACGGTACTGGTATGCGCAGCGGCCGTTTTGTATCCCCGCGGTATTGCCGTAACCAGTGCCACGGATATGGCTAAAGCCCTGGAACCGGTTTTCGGGCGGTATGCATTCGTGTTGTTCCTGAGCGGACTGTTCAGTGCCTCCTTCTCATCGCTGATCGGCAACGCTTCCGTAGGCGGGATATTTCTGGCGGATGCGTTGGGATATGGCAGCGATTTCAATGCCAAACCGGTGCGTATCTTTACCGCAGCTATCATGGTCCTTGGCGCCGCGGTGGCCTTCATTTTCGGAAGGCTGCCCATCGAACTGCTGATCATCGCCCAGCGTATCACGATATTCCTGGTGCCGTTCATCGGCTTCGCCATTTTCTTCATCGCCAATGACGGGCAGATCATGGGCAGGTATCGCAACTCGCGCCTGCAGAATGTGCTGGCCATATTGGGCTTGTGCCTGCTGACAGGGCTGGCGATCAAAAGTATCGCAGATATTTTTCAATACTGA
- a CDS encoding dihydrodipicolinate synthase family protein, with protein sequence MNQGIYSLLHEGTVIPAHPLALDRDLMLNEERQRALTRYYMASGAGGVAVGVHTTQFEIRDPAFNLLEPVLRLAAEEIDKAGPERPFIKVAGISGPVDAALKDAELARKYGYHLGLLSTGGLAELSEKALIERAKAVADIIPLFGFYLQPAVGGRRLSYDFWREFASIPNVHAIKVAAFNRYQTIDVVRAVCDSGRSGEIALYTGNDDNIIIDLLTPYRFVVNGKVTEKRFTGGLLGHWAVWTGKAVQYLAEVKQCIGNAYADVDRLLTLNTIVTDMNAAIFDAANAYKGSIAGVHEVLRRQGLMEGIWCLSPQEKLSPGQLEEIDRICRAYPEHMDDAFVRAFLQRNNLTRP encoded by the coding sequence ATGAATCAAGGAATTTATTCCCTGCTGCACGAAGGCACAGTGATCCCGGCGCATCCGCTTGCGCTGGACAGGGACCTGATGTTGAACGAGGAGCGGCAGCGGGCATTGACACGATACTACATGGCCAGCGGCGCGGGAGGTGTTGCCGTAGGCGTACATACCACGCAGTTCGAGATCCGCGATCCCGCGTTCAATCTCCTGGAACCGGTGCTGCGGCTGGCCGCGGAGGAGATCGACAAAGCCGGGCCGGAACGCCCTTTTATAAAAGTGGCCGGCATCAGCGGTCCGGTTGACGCCGCATTGAAGGATGCAGAACTGGCCCGGAAATACGGGTATCACCTTGGCCTGCTAAGCACGGGCGGACTGGCGGAACTTTCGGAGAAAGCATTGATCGAACGGGCGAAGGCGGTAGCGGATATCATTCCGTTGTTCGGGTTCTATCTCCAGCCCGCCGTAGGCGGCCGCCGCCTGAGCTATGATTTCTGGCGGGAGTTCGCATCGATCCCCAATGTTCACGCTATCAAGGTCGCTGCCTTTAACCGGTATCAGACCATTGACGTGGTCAGGGCTGTATGTGATTCCGGCAGAAGCGGGGAGATAGCGCTGTACACGGGTAATGATGATAACATTATCATCGACCTGCTGACGCCATACCGGTTTGTTGTCAACGGGAAAGTAACGGAAAAACGCTTTACCGGCGGATTACTTGGCCACTGGGCGGTTTGGACGGGCAAGGCGGTGCAGTATCTGGCCGAAGTTAAACAGTGCATCGGCAATGCTTATGCAGATGTTGACCGTCTGCTAACGCTCAACACCATTGTCACGGATATGAACGCCGCCATTTTTGATGCCGCCAACGCCTACAAAGGTTCCATCGCCGGTGTACATGAAGTGCTGCGGCGGCAGGGGCTGATGGAAGGCATCTGGTGCCTCAGCCCGCAAGAGAAACTGTCCCCGGGGCAGCTGGAGGAAATAGACAGGATATGCCGCGCGTATCCGGAACATATGGATGATGCATTTGTGCGGGCTTTTTTGCAGCGGAATAACCTCACACGGCCATGA